In Aquimarina sp. TRL1, a single window of DNA contains:
- a CDS encoding GPW/gp25 family protein, translating to MITSYYKIPLDTSGIIKNEEVDKIELKQSIVNFIHLVTTSYYGECSFDESFGCSIWNIDFDNLASTNKLKNVIADSLVESITSHEKRLKNIKVEVDIQQEELNRHDSVNRIKKRVDIVVNGILKQTNEPFSCLEKFYIAPLSF from the coding sequence ATGATCACATCTTATTATAAAATACCTTTAGATACCAGTGGCATTATTAAAAATGAAGAAGTTGACAAAATAGAATTAAAACAATCAATTGTTAACTTTATTCACTTGGTAACCACTTCATATTATGGAGAGTGTAGTTTTGATGAGTCTTTTGGTTGTTCGATATGGAATATTGATTTTGATAACCTGGCAAGTACAAATAAGCTTAAAAATGTAATTGCAGATTCTCTGGTGGAAAGCATTACCAGCCATGAGAAAAGACTCAAAAACATAAAAGTAGAAGTAGATATACAACAAGAAGAGCTGAATCGTCACGATAGTGTTAACAGAATTAAAAAACGGGTAGATATTGTAGTAAATGGGATTCTGAAACAAACCAACGAACCTTTTTCTTGTCTAGAAAAATTTTATATAGCACCACTATCATTTTAA
- a CDS encoding C40 family peptidase, with the protein MKLLLKTLLLISIFIGIASCGGAKKALAEAREKARRDSIALAQKNAILPIQNKYGTILNVAPKKIDNIPLFKFIDDWMDTPYRMGGETKQGIDCSFFSQYLYHDIFDVLIERTAQKQYDAPDTNKFLGQEYLVEGDLIFFNKQGSEHYPITHVGVYLKNGKFVHSTARRGASGKNGVQISDLTKAHWQKMFVSAGRKPRTAKTSDSQ; encoded by the coding sequence ATGAAATTACTTTTAAAAACCTTATTATTAATCAGTATTTTTATAGGAATTGCTAGTTGTGGAGGTGCAAAAAAAGCATTGGCTGAAGCAAGAGAAAAAGCAAGAAGAGATTCCATTGCTTTAGCTCAAAAAAATGCGATCCTTCCTATCCAAAACAAATACGGAACTATCCTGAATGTAGCTCCAAAAAAAATTGATAATATCCCCTTATTTAAGTTTATTGATGATTGGATGGATACTCCTTACAGAATGGGAGGAGAAACCAAACAAGGGATTGATTGTTCTTTCTTTTCTCAATATTTATATCACGATATTTTTGATGTCCTCATAGAACGTACTGCTCAGAAGCAATACGATGCGCCAGATACAAATAAGTTTCTTGGGCAAGAGTACTTAGTCGAAGGAGACCTTATATTTTTCAACAAACAAGGCTCTGAGCATTATCCTATTACCCATGTTGGAGTCTATCTAAAAAACGGAAAATTTGTACATTCTACGGCACGAAGAGGAGCTTCTGGAAAAAACGGAGTTCAAATTAGTGATCTAACCAAGGCTCACTGGCAAAAAATGTTTGTCTCTGCCGGAAGAAAGCCCAGAACCGCTAAGACCTCTGATAGCCAGTAA
- a CDS encoding TssN family type VI secretion system protein, whose translation MNLMILSAIGFGFLKIGVLLMAISGLLMGLVGKLRKLLLKNKKKFFLYVIVTLLVFGATGLLANQNVLNNIPINNFIAFQVIFLLLGILHVIALRHFFPDLSEKKTFFWHEFLYTVVICLLGLTTFMFVVEQYKPDYIYLFMASAIFFIIPFMIVKTYEYSISVPVKYYKKWHYPIGKNIKDPSDDELKNPLVISFEFNKDETEDEVSNFRLKAPEKMEFGKLFYFFINDYNHRHPEKKIKFLDKKNEPYGWIFYTNPKWYKSQRHIDFNRTIEGNGIAEDDIIICKRA comes from the coding sequence ATGAATTTAATGATACTTTCAGCAATTGGATTTGGTTTTTTAAAAATAGGAGTACTACTGATGGCAATCAGTGGGCTACTTATGGGATTAGTAGGAAAACTAAGAAAATTACTTTTAAAGAATAAAAAGAAATTTTTCCTATACGTGATTGTCACTTTGCTTGTTTTTGGCGCTACGGGGCTTTTAGCAAACCAAAATGTACTCAATAATATTCCAATCAATAACTTTATTGCTTTTCAGGTTATATTTTTGTTGTTAGGGATTCTTCATGTTATTGCATTAAGGCATTTTTTTCCTGATTTATCAGAAAAGAAAACCTTTTTCTGGCACGAGTTTCTATATACAGTTGTAATCTGTCTTCTTGGTCTGACTACCTTTATGTTTGTTGTAGAGCAATACAAACCGGATTACATATACCTCTTTATGGCTTCTGCTATTTTCTTTATTATTCCATTTATGATTGTAAAGACCTATGAGTATTCCATATCCGTCCCTGTAAAATATTATAAGAAGTGGCACTACCCTATCGGAAAAAACATAAAAGACCCTTCTGATGATGAGTTAAAAAACCCATTAGTTATTTCTTTTGAATTTAATAAAGATGAAACCGAGGATGAGGTAAGTAATTTTAGACTTAAAGCTCCTGAAAAAATGGAATTCGGAAAACTATTTTACTTCTTTATTAATGATTATAACCACAGACATCCAGAAAAGAAAATTAAGTTTTTAGACAAAAAAAACGAACCTTACGGATGGATATTCTACACCAATCCAAAATGGTATAAATCACAAAGGCATATCGATTTTAACAGAACTATTGAAGGTAACGGTATTGCAGAAGACGATATTATCATCTGCAAAAGAGCTTGA
- the tssD gene encoding type VI secretion system tube protein TssD — translation MSFKAILKIGNDEFNVLSSSYGLFQETDATGRPSTITRGGKVTVAVESTGSDVLSNLAFNNFQTTNAELISIKRDTDATLKKLEIKNAYIVKYTEKFDSTGKIPMYEEIVFSAQEIVMGTASHANEWAI, via the coding sequence ATGTCTTTTAAAGCCATTTTAAAAATTGGAAACGACGAGTTTAATGTATTATCATCTAGCTATGGATTATTCCAGGAAACTGATGCAACTGGTAGACCTTCTACTATTACAAGAGGAGGAAAAGTAACTGTTGCTGTTGAGTCTACAGGGAGTGATGTACTTTCTAACTTAGCGTTTAACAACTTCCAGACAACTAACGCAGAATTAATCTCTATTAAAAGAGATACGGACGCTACGTTAAAGAAACTGGAAATCAAAAATGCGTATATCGTTAAGTATACCGAAAAATTTGATTCTACTGGGAAAATCCCAATGTATGAAGAAATTGTTTTCTCTGCACAAGAAATTGTTATGGGAACTGCTTCTCATGCTAATGAGTGGGCTATCTAA
- a CDS encoding PAS domain-containing sensor histidine kinase, whose amino-acid sequence MIFIEKQHKELLNSSLLFLFTLTKKGAIVDYNTICNSLSSTPIKKDNTALADLLIDDDIIPFNEVMKLLTETKKPVERTLRFPSNEGLIHLKFSFLFHEDYIYATGINITKESDNLFKKGAIKNFKTGAWNYDLKKQKLTWSPECYAIFDLPKTTTITLDQSISYYPVKVQNTIKEHLTDLVNNKTCYTFTEQITTKKGNIKWVRVLAEPISHKGIVISINGSITDISERKTYIEKLKYNEETKRLALKGIRSGVFDLIIDKEAVFYGDDFKKMLGLSLEQDFIPLKTYREMIHPDDYDGYIKRYHKNIEQDGYYYDNAYRLKHASGEYRHYEIHGYRKKDKNGKTVRMIGNLIDVHQKKLNKKIIRENQNRLKAIVNNGFIYTVLLNPEGEILLADDNSLEIIKKGFNINPIKEKCRFIDITPLNFKNTFAYEFNNALKGKNIKKEIERITYKGSIQWLEIKYTPIYENKKTINSVLISFLDITERKLAELATKEAHIKEQELSSLKSNILSNFSHEIRTPLNGIMTISKLLLEETDPEEQEKLLEYMETSKKRLLKTLNNLSDFSEAAAIKKNLTYTNVDVNYAVESSFREYRHMARAKKLGYDIKISEESPVSFIDESLFRSALNNIIHNAIKYTSEGRIDISIYTKSLKDFIYIAIKDTGIGINKKNQKKIFDPFVQESIGFSRKYEGTGIGLSLSKRYIEILGGKIKVKSQLGEGTEFVILIPIKK is encoded by the coding sequence ATGATTTTTATCGAAAAACAGCATAAAGAACTTCTCAACTCCTCGCTTCTTTTTCTTTTTACACTTACCAAAAAAGGGGCTATTGTTGATTATAATACTATTTGTAATTCGTTATCATCTACCCCGATCAAAAAAGACAACACTGCACTTGCCGACCTACTTATAGACGATGATATCATCCCCTTCAATGAGGTGATGAAACTCCTGACTGAAACTAAAAAACCAGTAGAAAGAACCCTTCGTTTCCCATCAAACGAAGGACTTATCCACTTAAAATTCTCCTTCTTGTTTCATGAAGATTACATATATGCTACAGGAATAAACATTACCAAAGAAAGTGATAACTTATTCAAGAAAGGTGCCATCAAAAATTTTAAAACAGGAGCTTGGAATTATGATCTAAAAAAACAAAAACTAACATGGTCTCCCGAATGTTATGCCATTTTTGACCTCCCAAAAACCACAACAATAACACTCGATCAAAGCATTTCATATTATCCCGTAAAAGTTCAAAACACAATAAAAGAGCACCTTACTGACTTGGTTAACAATAAAACGTGTTACACTTTTACAGAACAAATAACAACAAAAAAAGGGAACATTAAGTGGGTTCGGGTACTTGCTGAGCCTATCTCTCACAAAGGAATCGTTATTAGTATCAATGGCAGTATCACGGATATTAGTGAGCGCAAAACCTATATAGAAAAATTAAAATACAACGAAGAGACAAAACGACTAGCCTTAAAAGGGATCCGATCCGGAGTTTTTGATCTTATTATTGACAAAGAGGCTGTGTTTTATGGCGACGATTTCAAAAAAATGCTTGGTCTCTCATTAGAACAAGATTTTATTCCTTTAAAAACTTATAGAGAAATGATCCACCCGGATGACTATGATGGATACATAAAACGCTACCATAAGAATATAGAACAAGACGGATATTACTATGACAATGCATATCGCCTCAAACATGCGTCCGGTGAATATCGGCATTATGAAATTCACGGATATCGAAAAAAAGATAAAAACGGAAAAACGGTAAGAATGATCGGGAATCTTATCGATGTACATCAGAAAAAATTAAACAAAAAAATCATTCGAGAAAACCAAAACAGACTCAAGGCTATTGTTAATAATGGTTTTATCTATACAGTTTTATTAAACCCTGAAGGAGAAATACTGCTCGCTGATGACAATTCTCTGGAAATTATAAAAAAAGGCTTTAATATTAATCCTATTAAAGAAAAATGTCGTTTTATCGATATCACCCCTCTAAACTTTAAAAATACATTCGCTTATGAATTTAATAATGCCTTAAAGGGAAAAAACATCAAGAAAGAAATCGAACGCATTACGTACAAAGGATCTATTCAATGGCTGGAAATTAAATACACTCCTATTTATGAAAACAAAAAAACTATAAACTCTGTTCTGATAAGCTTCTTAGATATTACAGAAAGAAAGCTGGCAGAATTAGCCACCAAAGAAGCCCATATCAAAGAACAGGAATTAAGCAGCTTAAAATCTAATATCCTTTCTAATTTTAGTCATGAAATCAGAACTCCTCTTAACGGAATTATGACTATCAGCAAACTTTTACTAGAAGAAACAGATCCCGAAGAGCAAGAAAAATTACTGGAATACATGGAAACCAGTAAAAAACGACTCCTAAAAACATTAAACAATCTATCAGATTTTAGTGAAGCCGCCGCAATTAAAAAGAATCTCACATATACTAATGTTGATGTGAATTATGCTGTAGAATCTTCTTTTAGAGAATACAGACATATGGCACGAGCAAAAAAATTAGGATATGATATAAAAATCAGTGAAGAATCTCCTGTGAGTTTTATAGACGAAAGTCTTTTTAGGAGTGCATTGAATAACATTATACACAATGCGATAAAATATACCAGTGAAGGCAGAATAGATATCTCTATTTATACTAAATCTTTAAAAGATTTTATTTATATTGCTATAAAAGATACCGGTATTGGAATTAACAAAAAGAATCAAAAAAAGATATTTGATCCTTTTGTCCAGGAGAGCATTGGATTCAGCAGAAAGTACGAAGGCACTGGTATCGGATTAAGCCTTTCCAAACGATACATAGAAATACTTGGAGGAAAAATAAAAGTGAAAAGTCAATTAGGCGAAGGAACTGAATTCGTTATTTTAATCCCCATTAAAAAATGA
- a CDS encoding response regulator, whose translation MNILYVEDNKINAIVMHKMLSKNAAKVVIAENGPDALEMVSQENFDLILVDINLGANQMDGCELLEKIKCLEITKGIPVFAVTAYAMPEDIKKFKQIGFDKYFPKPVNFDKLLSTISKLKAVS comes from the coding sequence ATGAACATACTATACGTAGAAGACAATAAAATCAATGCTATAGTTATGCATAAAATGCTATCCAAAAACGCAGCAAAAGTAGTAATAGCTGAAAATGGACCCGATGCATTAGAAATGGTATCTCAAGAAAATTTTGATTTAATTTTAGTAGATATAAATCTAGGAGCTAACCAGATGGATGGCTGCGAATTATTAGAAAAAATCAAATGTCTGGAAATAACCAAAGGGATTCCAGTATTTGCTGTTACAGCTTACGCCATGCCTGAAGACATTAAAAAATTCAAACAGATAGGTTTTGATAAATACTTCCCGAAACCCGTTAATTTTGACAAACTGCTCTCTACCATCTCTAAGTTAAAAGCTGTCTCTTAA
- a CDS encoding DUF5458 family protein → MAEAKQAQQNINIENPAKELKINEEKLAKYGGFDLLEACIDNVQNLNPERKARKKIFLTESSKKLEREKLQKTLELWNDILSIEGDIPAMVEESEKKSEIAGKSLERNLGAALEQTRELEQSYRSVALFYKNTDESKIKNINIVNAELEQVKDLDNTRFIDAIQEELVQGYDRLDLRDNYGLLVIPGYLGSNKVVEKWAKIAHDNKVMLITDFEHLDEPDDVMELFEAANLTGGDKYRSNVIMACNWLVGRGKHDEVGEDEDLFVPPSSALAGKIYQTLMSQVTAGKKHGGINEVDGVRFDLKKSEIAQLEKQGLVPMVNEYGKVMAFSAKTLFNGDNLGLQTYSVVRVFDYVTKVLMDFLNRRAFENFNARTRKELMGQIVKFLDSISGPDKLIEDFKVKRFEQDPQQKDRVFLDIHMKPYFPAKNFMIKMDGQKGDEGTEWDSDYEQQ, encoded by the coding sequence ATGGCAGAAGCAAAACAAGCGCAACAAAATATAAATATAGAGAACCCGGCAAAGGAGTTAAAGATAAACGAAGAAAAGCTGGCTAAGTATGGAGGATTTGATTTATTAGAGGCTTGTATCGATAATGTGCAAAACCTGAATCCAGAAAGAAAAGCAAGAAAGAAAATATTCCTTACGGAGTCTTCTAAGAAATTAGAAAGAGAAAAACTTCAGAAAACACTGGAGTTGTGGAATGATATTTTATCGATAGAAGGAGATATTCCTGCAATGGTTGAAGAGTCTGAAAAGAAATCAGAAATTGCTGGAAAATCACTAGAGAGAAACCTTGGTGCTGCTTTAGAGCAAACAAGAGAACTAGAACAGTCATATCGATCTGTTGCTCTGTTCTATAAAAATACAGACGAGAGCAAGATCAAAAATATCAATATTGTTAATGCTGAGTTAGAGCAGGTCAAAGATCTTGATAATACCCGCTTTATCGATGCTATTCAGGAAGAATTAGTACAGGGATATGATCGATTAGATCTGAGAGATAACTATGGGTTATTGGTGATTCCAGGGTACTTAGGTTCTAACAAGGTGGTAGAAAAATGGGCAAAAATAGCGCATGATAATAAAGTAATGTTGATAACGGATTTCGAACATTTGGATGAACCAGATGATGTGATGGAGTTGTTCGAAGCGGCAAATCTTACAGGAGGAGATAAATACCGTTCTAATGTTATTATGGCGTGTAACTGGTTAGTAGGAAGAGGAAAGCACGATGAGGTAGGAGAAGATGAAGATCTTTTTGTACCGCCATCTAGTGCATTGGCAGGTAAGATATATCAAACCTTAATGTCTCAGGTGACTGCAGGAAAGAAACACGGAGGTATTAATGAAGTAGATGGAGTGCGTTTTGATCTTAAAAAGAGTGAAATAGCACAATTAGAGAAGCAAGGATTGGTTCCTATGGTGAATGAGTATGGGAAAGTAATGGCTTTTTCTGCTAAGACACTATTTAATGGAGATAACCTTGGGCTACAAACATATTCTGTAGTTAGGGTGTTTGATTATGTTACTAAGGTGCTGATGGATTTTCTTAACAGAAGAGCGTTTGAGAACTTTAATGCTAGAACCAGAAAAGAATTAATGGGACAGATTGTGAAATTTTTAGATAGTATTTCTGGTCCTGATAAATTGATTGAGGATTTTAAAGTAAAGCGTTTTGAGCAAGATCCGCAACAAAAGGATAGGGTATTTCTGGATATTCATATGAAACCATATTTCCCGGCTAAAAACTTTATGATAAAGATGGATGGTCAAAAAGGAGATGAAGGTACAGAGTGGGACTCTGATTATGAGCAGCAGTAA
- a CDS encoding ATP-dependent Clp protease ATP-binding subunit has product MQLLDYLKDKKADAAFHIAQSLAKEYYNDTYNAAHILKALLHKDVGLRDFFKQIDGDIYYIEEWAEVRIEALPRVTSIPDELYGDKSVDSVLLEADTIKLKLGEDTITPLGLLISICTPGVGFSYEQLKTLPLKSEDLLIAAGQSGKSVQGTKTVTTHQTKDGKNIDVSVLEQFCVDKTLEAQNNGLEDVFGRDAEIKMITEILGRRSKPNVLITGESGVGKTVLLDGFANEVVNGTVPEILKHAQIYELDFINMVSGASYKSEVEDRFKKILTAIKQFDKPILLIDELNNLTDKNNGNQGLVNILKSELAKGEVTFIATVTNDAFRKHIEVDEGLSRRFENVDLEEPGEKEALKMISNTIEKYRAHHDLEVSDHTIEEAIRLAKRFSKDRSLPDSAIDLIDRTMSATRYMLGTTVAQIALVKESLEAIEASEGDELKKVEESKWLFDDLKNKFSYLLFSELIEEDTLLKGESFAENKSHILTVLNKFEVSAAAEKREINKNDVSATIANKTGIPVGKLQADEKERLLQMEELLKKRVIGQDHAVKIITDSILESRSGLSKPGLPIGSFFFTGPTGTGKTELAKSLAEFLFQTEEAIIRFDMSEFKEEHSAALLYGAPPGYVGYEEGGMLVNKIRQKPYSIVLFDEIEKAHPSVFDIFLQILDEGKLNDRLGKTGDFSNAVILFTSNIGSDHVVKSFEDEVIPKSSDLLEIMSRHFRPEFLGRLTEIIPFAPITKENVVKIFNIQLKDLHKALGKQEITLELTEKAQEYLALKGFTPKYGARPLRGIIRTELRAPLSRMLITGKIGKGAKVHLDVEQEKLTWKYD; this is encoded by the coding sequence ATGCAATTATTAGATTATCTAAAAGATAAAAAGGCGGATGCTGCTTTCCATATTGCGCAATCTTTGGCAAAAGAATATTACAATGATACGTATAATGCAGCGCATATTTTAAAAGCATTACTTCATAAAGATGTAGGCTTACGGGATTTTTTTAAGCAGATAGATGGGGATATCTATTATATAGAAGAATGGGCTGAAGTTAGAATTGAAGCACTCCCAAGGGTGACTTCTATTCCTGATGAATTATACGGTGATAAATCAGTAGATTCGGTTTTATTAGAAGCAGATACCATAAAGCTAAAATTAGGAGAAGATACTATTACACCTCTGGGACTTTTGATTTCTATTTGTACTCCTGGGGTTGGATTTTCTTATGAACAACTAAAGACTCTTCCCTTAAAATCAGAAGATCTACTTATTGCTGCTGGACAAAGTGGAAAGAGTGTACAAGGAACAAAAACGGTTACAACACATCAGACCAAAGATGGAAAAAATATAGATGTAAGTGTTTTAGAGCAGTTTTGTGTTGATAAAACATTAGAAGCTCAAAACAATGGATTGGAAGATGTCTTTGGAAGAGATGCTGAAATAAAAATGATTACAGAAATATTAGGAAGAAGATCAAAACCTAATGTATTAATTACCGGAGAATCAGGAGTAGGAAAAACAGTCTTGCTAGACGGTTTTGCTAATGAAGTGGTAAATGGAACTGTACCTGAAATTTTGAAACATGCTCAGATCTATGAGCTTGATTTTATTAATATGGTTTCTGGAGCCAGTTATAAGAGTGAAGTAGAAGATCGTTTCAAAAAAATACTGACAGCTATTAAGCAGTTTGATAAACCAATTCTACTGATCGATGAGCTCAATAATCTGACAGATAAAAATAATGGGAACCAAGGATTGGTTAATATTCTTAAATCTGAATTAGCAAAAGGAGAAGTTACGTTTATTGCAACTGTAACAAATGATGCTTTTAGAAAACATATAGAAGTAGATGAAGGACTGTCCAGACGATTTGAAAATGTAGATTTAGAAGAACCAGGAGAAAAAGAAGCACTAAAAATGATTTCGAATACAATTGAAAAATATAGAGCTCATCACGACCTGGAAGTTTCTGATCATACCATAGAAGAAGCAATACGATTGGCTAAGCGATTCAGTAAAGATAGAAGCCTACCTGATTCAGCTATAGATTTGATAGATAGGACAATGTCAGCTACCAGGTATATGCTGGGGACTACTGTCGCTCAAATAGCATTGGTAAAAGAAAGTCTGGAAGCGATTGAAGCTAGTGAAGGAGATGAGCTGAAAAAGGTAGAAGAAAGCAAGTGGCTGTTTGATGATTTAAAAAATAAATTTAGTTATTTGTTGTTCAGTGAACTGATAGAGGAAGACACCTTGCTAAAAGGAGAAAGTTTTGCAGAAAACAAATCTCATATTTTGACTGTTCTAAACAAATTTGAAGTAAGTGCAGCGGCAGAGAAAAGGGAGATTAACAAAAATGATGTTTCGGCGACGATTGCTAATAAAACAGGTATTCCGGTAGGTAAATTACAAGCAGATGAGAAAGAGCGTTTGTTGCAGATGGAAGAGCTGTTAAAAAAACGAGTAATAGGGCAAGACCATGCAGTAAAGATAATTACAGACTCTATTTTAGAATCTAGATCAGGATTAAGTAAGCCGGGATTACCGATTGGTTCTTTCTTCTTTACAGGACCTACAGGGACAGGAAAGACAGAATTAGCTAAATCACTGGCAGAATTTTTATTTCAAACAGAAGAAGCGATTATTCGTTTTGATATGTCTGAATTTAAAGAAGAGCATTCTGCAGCCTTGTTATATGGAGCGCCTCCGGGATATGTAGGATATGAAGAAGGAGGAATGTTAGTCAATAAAATTAGACAGAAACCATATTCTATTGTGCTGTTTGATGAAATAGAAAAAGCACATCCCTCGGTATTTGATATTTTTTTGCAGATATTAGATGAAGGAAAATTAAATGACAGATTAGGGAAAACAGGAGATTTCTCGAATGCAGTGATTTTATTTACCTCAAATATAGGAAGTGATCATGTTGTAAAATCTTTTGAAGATGAGGTGATTCCAAAATCATCAGACTTATTAGAAATTATGTCCAGGCATTTCAGACCAGAGTTTTTGGGGAGGTTGACAGAAATTATTCCTTTTGCACCGATAACCAAAGAGAATGTAGTGAAGATATTTAATATTCAGTTAAAAGATTTACACAAAGCATTGGGGAAACAGGAAATAACATTGGAGCTGACAGAGAAAGCACAAGAATACTTAGCGCTTAAAGGGTTTACCCCTAAGTATGGAGCAAGACCATTGCGTGGAATAATAAGAACAGAATTAAGAGCCCCTCTTTCCAGAATGCTGATTACCGGAAAAATAGGGAAGGGAGCAAAAGTTCATTTAGATGTAGAACAAGAAAAGTTAACGTGGAAATATGATTAA
- a CDS encoding DEAD/DEAH box helicase translates to MKFSDLGVPKNINKGLKEMGIVTPTKIQEKSIPLLIHDSIDFIGKAQTGTGKTAAFGVPLLSKINPQKKEVQALILSPTRELGQQIAKQLFKFTKYTDKIFVESVYGGEKIERQISRVLRPTHIIVATPGRLIDLIDRDVVDISKVKTIVMDEADEMLSMGFKKELTAILSKTKGKRNIWLFSATIPASLNDIINTYVRKDATRITIDKEDAVNKDIEHHFVVGEEVNKLDTLTYFLKSQKQERGIIFTRTKVAARTLSKQLKAKNYEVGLLEGEMTQKDRDKVMRGFKNESLQLLVSTDVAARGIDVANLAFVVHYQLPDQTEYYTHRSGRTGRAGNKGLSLVLINRQEVKYLRNLEKELGIHFSQVR, encoded by the coding sequence ATGAAATTTTCTGATTTAGGAGTTCCTAAAAATATAAATAAAGGATTAAAAGAAATGGGGATTGTTACTCCCACAAAAATCCAGGAAAAATCGATTCCTCTTTTAATACACGATTCGATTGATTTTATAGGGAAAGCACAAACAGGAACAGGAAAAACTGCTGCTTTTGGCGTTCCTTTACTATCCAAAATAAACCCTCAAAAAAAAGAAGTTCAGGCCTTGATATTATCTCCTACAAGAGAGCTTGGACAACAAATAGCAAAACAGCTGTTTAAATTTACAAAGTATACTGATAAAATTTTTGTAGAATCTGTCTATGGAGGAGAAAAAATAGAAAGACAAATTTCCAGAGTACTACGCCCTACACATATCATAGTAGCTACTCCAGGACGATTGATCGATTTGATTGATCGTGATGTAGTTGATATTTCAAAAGTCAAAACCATTGTAATGGATGAAGCGGATGAAATGTTGAGTATGGGGTTTAAAAAAGAGTTAACTGCTATATTGTCCAAAACGAAAGGAAAACGAAATATTTGGTTGTTTTCAGCAACCATTCCCGCTTCGCTAAATGATATTATCAATACTTATGTACGAAAAGATGCTACAAGAATAACAATAGACAAAGAAGATGCTGTAAATAAAGATATAGAGCATCATTTTGTGGTTGGAGAAGAAGTGAATAAATTAGATACGTTGACTTACTTCTTGAAGTCCCAGAAACAAGAGCGTGGAATTATTTTTACCAGAACTAAAGTTGCTGCACGAACACTTTCCAAACAACTCAAAGCTAAAAATTATGAAGTAGGGTTGTTAGAGGGAGAGATGACACAAAAGGACAGAGATAAAGTAATGAGAGGGTTTAAAAATGAATCCTTGCAATTGTTGGTGTCAACTGATGTGGCAGCCAGGGGAATTGATGTTGCTAATTTAGCTTTTGTCGTGCACTACCAACTTCCCGATCAAACAGAATACTATACTCATCGTAGTGGCAGAACAGGAAGAGCAGGAAATAAAGGGCTTTCTTTGGTGCTAATTAACAGGCAGGAAGTAAAATATTTGCGGAATCTGGAAAAAGAATTGGGAATACATTTTAGTCAGGTTCGATAG
- a CDS encoding DUF72 domain-containing protein produces the protein MKFGKVERPELIDFSLPLDHTDTASVLNSTKTTAPLSLYVGCAKWNKQDLKGFYPRGTKDELVYYANQFNCIELNATFYRIFPEDQFKKWYHKTPEGFKFFPKLVQNVSHLKRLNEEVHPYVDSYLANVIHLKEKLGTIFLQMHSNFAPKDFDRVIRFVERWPKEIRLAIEFRHTDWYNENSIATELASLLSENNITNVLTDTAGRRDLLHMRLTTNEAFIRYVGANHESDYSRLDAWVERLIKWKNEGLRNIHFFVHQNIEEESPLLSKYFIEKMNASLGTSLKLPGENPNELSLF, from the coding sequence ATGAAATTCGGAAAAGTTGAGCGTCCGGAGTTAATAGATTTTTCATTGCCTCTGGATCATACAGACACAGCATCGGTATTAAACTCCACAAAAACGACAGCTCCATTGTCACTTTATGTAGGATGTGCAAAGTGGAATAAACAAGATTTAAAAGGGTTTTATCCACGAGGGACTAAAGATGAATTGGTGTATTATGCTAATCAATTTAATTGCATCGAATTAAATGCAACATTCTATCGGATTTTTCCGGAGGACCAGTTTAAGAAATGGTATCATAAAACACCTGAAGGTTTTAAGTTTTTTCCAAAACTGGTACAGAATGTATCGCATCTAAAAAGATTGAATGAAGAGGTGCATCCTTATGTAGATAGCTATTTGGCTAATGTTATTCATCTGAAAGAAAAGCTAGGTACGATTTTTTTACAGATGCATAGCAACTTTGCACCGAAAGACTTTGATAGAGTTATACGTTTTGTAGAAAGATGGCCAAAAGAAATAAGATTGGCAATAGAGTTTAGGCATACAGATTGGTACAATGAAAATAGTATAGCAACAGAATTAGCTTCTTTGTTGTCAGAAAATAACATTACTAACGTATTGACGGATACAGCGGGGAGAAGAGATTTATTACATATGCGATTAACTACTAATGAGGCATTTATTCGTTATGTAGGAGCTAATCACGAATCTGATTATAGCAGATTGGATGCTTGGGTAGAACGTCTGATAAAATGGAAAAATGAAGGACTTCGCAATATTCATTTTTTTGTACATCAAAACATAGAAGAAGAATCACCTTTATTATCTAAGTATTTTATAGAGAAAATGAATGCTTCTTTAGGAACAAGCCTGAAACTACCTGGAGAAAACCCTAATGAGTTAAGCTTATTTTAA